A segment of the Yersinia rochesterensis genome:
GGCGAAAGGATTTTTTATGAAGCTGAAATACACGATCATCGCGTCGGCATTGCTATCACTCTCGGCGCTTTCTGCTGCACATGCGGCAAAAGAACTCACACCAGAGCAAGCAGCAGCCATTAAACCATTTGATCGTATTACTATTACCGGCAGATTTAATGCAATTAATGAGGCCGCCGATGCTGTATCCCGTCGTGCTGATAAATTGGGCGCTGATTCGTTCTATATTCAAGATCTCAACAGCAATGGCAATGGTGGCAACTGGCGTGTAACGGCCGATGTTTATCATAAAGATGCTGAGGAAGTGAGCAAAGAGACTCAGTATCGTATTTTTAATGGCATCAAAGAATTACCAAAAACAGAAGCCTACAGTTTACAACCTTACGATACTGTCTCTGTCAGTGGTTTCTTCCGCAGCCAGCCAGATATTAACGATGCTATTTCCAAAGCAGCAAAAGAGAAAGGTGCTTACTCTTTCTTCATCGTGCGCCAGGTTGATGCTAACCAAGGTGGCAACCAGTTCGTCACGGCGTATGTTTATAAAGAGGATGCTGCCAAACGTACCGTGCAAAGCCCTGATGTGATCCCCGCCGATTCAGATGCTGGCCGCGCAGCACTGGCTGCTGGTGGTGCTGCGGCTGCGAATGTAGAAATTCCAGGCGTTGCTTCTTCAGGTACACCAAGTGCTGATGTGGGCCGTTTCTTTGAAACGCAATCATCCACAGGTAAGCGTTACACTGTCACGCTTAATGACGGCACTCAAATTCAAGAATTAAACAACACCACTGCCGCGCAGATGGTACCGTTTGACTCAATTACCTTCAGCGGTCACTACAACAGCATGACCGACGTTTCCCATGAAGTCGCTAAGCGCGCAGCGGCTAAAGGGGCGAAGTATTATCATGTTACTCGCCAGTGGCAGAACCAAAGTGGTGGTAACCTGAGTGTTAGCGCTGACTTGTTTAAATAAGTTTGCTGCAATCGTAATCATAAGGGTAGCCATTGGCTGCCCTTTTTTTATCTGTCAGCGGGGGCGATTTGCCTGATGAATTCCGACTGAATAATTTTTTGCCCAAATCGCATAACCAATCATTGCATGATCGCCTCCCACTCCGTAAAATTGCCCGAAAATTATAGGGCTATTATCTGTCAAACATTGATAAGTTAGCCTCATATAATGCTACTTACAAGCCATTAACCATTCATTAATACTCTAAAAACCAGGATTTATAATTGGAAAGAAAACTCGGCCTGACGGCGCTCACCGCGCTGGTTCTCAGTTCAATGCTGGGTGCAGGTGTCTTCAGCTTGCCACAAAATATGGCTGAAGTTGCCAGCCCAGCGGCCTTACTCATTGGCTGGGGTATTACCGGGGTGGGGATCGTTTTTTTGGCTTTTGCCATGCTATTGTTAACGCGCCTGCGCCCTGATCTGGATGGTGGAATATTCACCTATGCCAAAGAAGGCTTTGGTGATCTTATTGGCTTTTTCTCCGCGTGGGGTTACTGGTTGTGCGCCGTCATTGCCAATGTCTCTTATTTGGTGATTGTTTTTGCCGCATTGAGCTTTTTTACCGATAAGTCTGGCAGCATTATCTTTGGTGAGGGGAATACCTGGCAGGCGCTCTTGGGTGCATCTTTCCTGTTGTGGATGGTTCATGCATTGGTATTGCGTGGCGTTCAAACCGCAGCCAGTATCAACCTGGCCGCGACACTGGCAAAACTGTTGCCCATCGGCGGGTTTATTGTTTTAGCCGGCATGGCTTTCAGCCTCGATACCTTTAGCGTTGATTTTACTGGTATTGCCCTACACACCCCGGTTTGGCAGCAAGTGAAAGACACGATGCTCATCACATTATGGGTCTTTATTGGGGTGGAAGGCGCTGTTGTTGTTTCTGCCAGAGCGCGCAATAAAAAAGATGTTGGCCGGGCGACAATGCTGGCGGTTATCTCAGCTTTATGTGTTTATCTGCTAATAACCTTATTGTCCCTTGGGGTAGTGCCGCGCGCTGAATTAGCGGGTATGCGGAACCCATCAATGGCGGGCATTATGGTAGAGATGATTGGCCCTTGGGGGGAAGTGATTATTGCCACCGGACTGATTATTTCGGTGTGCGGCGCTTATCTTAGCTGGACCATTATGGCCGCAGAAGTCCCTATGGTGGCGGCCAAACATGGTGCATTCCCTAAAATATTCCGACATCAGAATAAACACAATGCACCCGCGAAATCACTATGGCTGACTAACTGTGCCGTGCAAGTGGCGCTGATTCTTATCTGGCTGACGGGCAGTAACTACAACACCTTGCTGACCATTGCATCAGAGATGATTTTAGTGCCCTATTTCTTGGTGGGTGCATTCTTATTTAAAGTGGCCCTGAAACGTCAGGACTGGCGATTGATTATTGCCGCCAGTGGCGCCTGTTTGTATGGTTTGTGGCTGATTTATGCGGCTGGCTTGCTGTATCTGCTGTTATCCGCCCTATTGTATGCCCCCGGTTTACTGGTATTTATTTATGCACGTAAAGGGCATGAAGGTCTTCGGCTACTTAATACAGTGGAACGCGCGGCGATTGGCCTGGTGCTGATTGCGACCATTCCAGCAACCTGGGTGGTAATGCATTAAGTTGGAAACACTCAACAATGGGCACGCCAGTGACACTGGCTGTCCATTTGAGTATTGGTTGCAGATAAACTCATCCTCATCATCTACCAAGAGGATTTATTCTCCCGATATGTCCACCGATAAGCATTCGCCCATCTGACTTAGCTGCATCGATAGCGGGAATTTTTGTTTTATTTCATTGAGTTGCGCGGTTTCCAGAGAGTAAGGTAATTGGATCTCCAATACAGTTATCCCCTGCTGTTCAGCGAGACGAATTAATCGAATAATATTGGTTTCATCGCTAAGTTGGGTCGATAATACCTGTAGCGCTAAAGCAGTCAGCCGCTCCTGAGGCGTTTTTTCCGATGCAGTTTGCGACTTTACCACCATACCAAAAATCGGCATGACACCATAAATAGCATCAATAAAACTCCATCGTTTTTTGCAAGAAACCGCTAAAAATTCCGTGTAATCGAAGCAGACTTTTTCATTGTGCGCTGGCACACCAGTGTGTTCGCCACTCATCCCTCAGTCCTTAGCTGATTGATACAGCTATTCATTAACCATAAGTATTGATATATAAACGATAGACCCAACTATAATACCCTAAATAATTCGAGTTGCAGGAAGGCGGCAAGAGAGAGAATCCCGATGAGCTTACTGTGTTGTAAGTGATTCGGGTAATTGAACGTAGCCAACACACATGCAGCTTGAAGTATGACGGGTATAAATAGAGATGACGATACAATCACTCCAGTTAATATAATGAAATGTTTTGCCCGTTGTCTACCGATCAGTCATTGGCATTGATAATTCATTGGCATTAATAATCAAGTAACGTGCATAGTATTGCTACCAACAGCGCGCTATGCTGAATTCCGGCACTTTTATAAACTGAAAAACATGACCAATATTGTTTTTGTAGAAGACGACCCGGAGGTCGGAAAACTGATTGCAGCTTACCTTGGCAAACATGATATTGATGTGTTTGTTGAACCACGAGGCGATACTGCACAAGCCGTTATTGAACAGCAACAACCTGACTTGGTGTTGCTCGATATCATGCTGCCAGGGAAAGATGGGATGACGCTGTGCCGTGACCTGCGACCAAGCTATGAAGGCCCTATCGTACTGTTGACCTCACTTGACAGTGATATGAACCATATCCTTTCCCTGGAGATGGGTGCGAATGATTATATCCTGAAAACAACGCCCCCGGCAGTATTGTTGGCGCGGTTACGTTTGCATTTACGCCAGCATAATCAACAACAAACCAAAGAAACCATCAGCCCGCCACTCACTGGGTATAATGCAATTCACTTCGGTCTGCTCTGCATTGATCCTGTTAATCGACAAGTTAATCTTAGTGATGAAGAAATTACTTTATCGACTTCAGATTTTGACTTGCTGTGGGAACTGGCAACCCATGCCGGGATTATCATGGACCGGGAAGCATTATTGAAGAATTTACGTGGTGTCAGCTATGACGGGATGGACCGCAGTATCGATGTTGCGATATCGCGCTTGCGCCGCAAACTTTACGACAATGCCCTCGAACCTTTTAGAATCAAAACCGTCCGCAATAAAGGTTACCTGTTCGCCCCGAATGCCTGGGAGTCTGTGCAGCAATGAGGAAGCTATTTATTCAGTTTTTCTTATTACTGTTCGTCTGCTTTATGGTGATGGCGATGTTGGTTGGGCTGGTTTATAAAGTGACAGCGGAACGTGCTGGTCGCCAGTCATTAGATGACTTGATGAAAAGCTCGCTTTCATTGATGCGCAGTGAGCTGCGGGAAATTCCACTGAAAGATTGGAATAAAACCATTGCCACTTTAGATTTAAATCTCTCATTTCAATTACATATCGAACCTCTCGATAAACGGAATCTCGGTGAGCGCTTGAATAAACGCCTACGAGCCGGTGAAATCATTGCTTTGGATGATGAATATACTTTCCTGCAACGAATCCCCCGCAGCCGCTATGTCCTTGCTGTTGGCCCAGTCCCTTATTTATTTTATTTGCATCAAATGCGGCTGCTTGATTTGGCCTTACTTATCCTGATTGGCCTCTCTTTGGCTCTACCGGTATTTCTTTGGATGCGCCCCCATTGGAAAGATTTGCTTAAATTGGAGAATGCCGCCCAGCGGCTAGGGTCGGGCCACCTGGACGAGCGCACGCATTTTGACCCCACTTCAAGTTTAAGCCGCTTAGGTGTCGCATTTAACCAAATGGCTGACAACATCAGCACCTTGATTGTCAGCAAGAAACTGCTTATTGATGGAATTGCTCACGAGCTGCGCACCCCACTGGTTCGTTTGCGCTATCGGTTAGCCATGAGTGATAACCTGACTGAAAGTGAGCAACTGGCTTTGAGTCGCGATATTGGCCAGTTGGAAGCATTGATTGACGAGCTGCTGACCTATGCTCGGCTGGATCGCCCGCAAGTCTCACTCAATCTGGAACCTATCGACTTACCGGCTTGGCTCGCGGCAAAAGTTATGGAGATGCGCTTGATTCATAGTGAGCGCGAAATAGAACTCGATATTCCTCATCGTGGCGATTTCGGCGCAGTTGACTTACGTCTGATGGAGCGAGTATTGGATAATTTGGTCAATAATGCCCTGCGCTATTCGACCCAACGGCTGCGAATTGGGCTGTGGTTTGATGGCGATAATGCTTGCTTACAAGTTGAAGATGACGGGCCGGGGATTCCATTAGAAGAACGCGCCCGAGTATTTGAGCCTTTTGTCCGGCTGGACCCTAGCCGGGATCGCGCAACCGGGGGCTGTGGATTGGGCCTGGCAATCGTTCACTCCATTGCATTGGCTTATCAGGGGAGTATTTCCGTTGATGCCAGTTCGTTAGGAGGCGCGAGTTTCCGATTTTGTTGGCCGGTAAAAGGTCTTTACTCACTCACTATCGACCAAGATGACTCTAAATAATGGTTTTGCCTACCCAATAATTTTGCCCAAATACTAGCCTTAATAAAACAAATCGGCCTATAGATTTAATGGAGTTTTTTATGACCACTGCTTATCAACACCTGCGCGCTACGTTTACACGCCTTTCTCGCTTTGAGCATTTGTCGGCCATTGCCGGATGGGATATGCAAACTATGATGCCGCCAAAAGGTAATCTTGCCCGCTCAGAGGCAATGGCGGAGCTAAATGTACTGCAACATCAAATACTAACGGCCAAAGATGTTGGGGAATGGTTGAAGCAAGCGGAACAAGAAACTCTGGATGATGTCGAGCAAGCAAATTTGCGTGAGATGCGCCGGCACTACAATAATGCCGTGTTGCTGCCGGAAGCATTGGTTGAGGCGAAATCACTAGCAGGTGCCCGCTGCGAACATGCATGGCGACAGCAGCGCATCGCGAATGACTGGAATGGTTTTGCTGAAAATCTACGTGAAGTGGTCACTCTCAGTCGCGAAGAGGCATCAATTCGTGCTCAAGCTGCCGGAACATCGCGCTATGACGCATTGCTGAACTTATATGAGCCGGGAACCAATAGTGCCGATTTGGACCGTATCTTTGGTGACCTTAAACAGTGGTTACCCGATCTCTTGCAAAAAGTGACAGCCAAGCAAGCGGATGAACCCTGCCTGATACCACAGGGGCCATTTGACCTGGAAAACCAGCGCCAACTTGGACTCAATGTGATGAAAGTGCTCGGTTTCGACTTTGATGGTGGCCGAGTCGATGTCAGTGTCCATCCATTCTGCGGTGGTGTACCGCAAGATGTACGCATTACTACACGTTATAATGAACAAGAATTTCTCAGTGCATTAATGGGTATTATTCATGAAACAGGTCATGCACGTTATGAGCAAAATTTACCGCGTGAATGGCTGGGCCAACCAATATCACATGCTCGCTCAACGGCAATTCATGAATCTCAAAGTCTACTGTTTGAAATGCAATTGGCCCGCAGCAAAGAATTCTTGCAAGTCATTCGTCCATTGGTGATACAGCAATTTGGTGAACAACCGGCTTTCGCAGAACAAAATTTTATTGCCCTGAATCAACGTGTTAAAACCGGTTTTATCCGAGTTGATGCCGATGAAGTCAGCTACCCTGCTCATGTCATTTTGCGCTACGAGATCGAAAAAGCATTGATTAGCGGTGAAATCGAGGTCGATGACATCCCGGCCTTGTGGAATGAAAAAATGCAGCAATATCTGGGGATTAACACCGAAGGTAATTACCGTAATGGCTGTATGCAAGATATTCACTGGACCGACGGTGCCTTTGGTTATTTCCCGACATATACACTGGGTGCTATGTATGCTGCCCAGCTTTTCCAAACGGCGCGAAATGCTATTCCCGGATTAGATAAGAATATTGCCAATGGTGACCTTAGCGCCCTATTCAATTGGTTACAGCAAAATATCTGGCAACAGGGTAGCCGCTATTCAACCGCGGAACTGATCACCAAAGCGACAGGTGAACCACTTAATCCTCGCTTTTTCCGCGAACATTTAGAGCGGCGCTATTTATAATTCCTCTTCAGTACCCAGATTGCCCTTTTATACGGACTCTCCCCCTGAGAGGCCGTATTCTCTACTGACCATAAATTTCAGCTTAGTTTCCAATTCCCCGATAGACCCAGTGGGAGCGCAACGGGGGATTACCATTAGTCATGGGCAATAGTTGGTGAATTAATTAGCCGGTGCAGAGGCTGCCAGCCTCTGCATTCGGGGCTGAACAATGAAGGTCATTGTAACACCAACAAGAAGCCCTAAAGGTAGTGCTTTCACGACAGTCGTCGCCCACACCAAAGACCATCCAGAGGTCAAACCATGCTGAGCGAACGTGACAACAAGTGCAATCAAACCTTCCATCATGATTGAGACACACACAGCAATCACACAGCGAAGGACGAAAGGAGTGCGGCTCGCAAGTAGCACAAAGTCAAATCCATTGACAATATCAACCAATAATCTCGTGCTTTTAGTGGCGTTGAGTTGCTTAAAATGAATATAACATCCGGACAGATAAATACCGGACTCGATATCAGCAGGATTTAAAGCAATCCTTCCTGTTGAACCTGATAGACAGTCCTTACTGCGGTCTGAAAACCAAGACTGCGAGCACATGATGGAGCCTAAGATCATCTGTTCGCTGCCCGACGAGGGAGGCTCGGGTGTTCAACTTGGTTCTATGTGGTCAAAGATAGCACTGAGTGATCTTTGACTTTTCACTTAAATGTATGTTGTAACTAAAATAGAGCAATTTGACATTTTATTTGGCGGTTTCATTCCTTTGGGCTTCCCTGCTATCTCCGCCATAAACTGTGCTCACACGCACGTGATAAATCGTATACTGAGTTGCCTATTAGTCATAACAATCAGCCCTGTACAATCGGTTACAAGCCGAAACCAATGACTCACGGAAGCCATTAATCATTTCCTCTATTCTCATTACAACGACCCAACGGGGCCGATATACAAACAGAAATCTGAGGAATAAATCATGAAAACAGTATTAGCTCTGATTGTTGCTGCAACTTTGGGTATGTCTTCTATCGCATTCGCCGCCGACACAGTTGCACCACCTGCTGCTCCAATGGCCGGAGCACCCGCTGTCCATAGTGCTCCAGCCAAAACTATGCATCACAAAAAAGCTAAAAAATCGATAAAAAAAGCGGAAAAAACTGCACCGGTGCAAAAAGCACAAGCGGCTAAAAAACACCACAAAACAGCGGCACAGACTAAATCTACCCCGGCAGCAGTACCGGCCATCAAATAGCAGCCAAAAAGCTGAACTCAGCTCTTCACGATGAGTTTGCAACAACTGAATTCACCCAACACCCGGTTTTCCGGGTGTTTTTTATCGGGAGTGCTGATAATGCTGCGCCGTTATTTATTTGAAATCACTCTGACCACATTAATTATTTGCGGGCTGATTACATTGTTTTTCTATTTATAACAACAATGGCCTATTTCGCTCTAAAATTATTGAAAAATCAAATAATGACAACACATCACATCACATCACTAATTATGTCTATAGTTAGCGGTAGGGAAAATCGTGATGAGCAATTTAATCAGTCGAACTCAGGTTTGTGAATAGATAACCCTCTAAGGAATAATAAGGCAGGCTAACTATTTATGCGTTTATCTTCATTATTACTATTAAGTCTGTTACCTCTTTCTGCGGCTCTAGCCCACTCACCGACAGACACGCAAAATGATGACGCCAGCATTGCAGATCAAATGACTCTGTTTTTCGGTAAAGATGACCGTACAGCGGTCACTGATAACTCCGAATGGCCATGGCAAGCGATTGGCCAAGTTGAAACGGCAAGCGGTAACCTTTGTACTGCAACATTAATCTCCCCTCGCCTGGCACTGACAGCAGGTCATTGCGTATTAGCTCCTCCTGGTAAAGTTGACCGGGCCGTGGCCTTACGATTTATTTCCCAAAATGGTCATTGGAAGTACCAGACGACCAGTCTGGAAACACTGGTGGATGCTAAATTGGGTAAAAAACTCAAACCTGATGGTGATGGTTGGATAGTTCCGCCCGCCGCCGCAGCGTATGACTATGCACTTATTCGATTAACGAGTAAAAAAACCATTCCAATCAAACCATTGCCTCTGTGGGATGGAACTGCGAGTGAATTAACTCAAGCACTTAAACAAGTTGATCGTAAAATCATTCAAGCAGGTTACCCCCTTGACCATCTGGACACACTTTATCGCCATGAAGATTGCCTGATTACAGGGTGGGCACAGCAAGGCGTGCTTTCTCATCAGTGTGATACATTACCCGGTGATAGCGGCTCGCCCCTACTGCTGAAGAATGGCGAAAAGTGGTCTTTGATTGCGATTCAAAGTTCCGCTCCCGCCGCTAAAGACCGTTATCTCGCGGATAACCGAGCTTTGGCAGTCACGGCCATAAAAGGCCGGTTAAAAACACTCGCAAATAAAGCAGCCAAATAATACGGGTTATTCTGCGAGATAGATTAATGGGCTAACAAAGGGACTTTATTGCCTATTATTTCTTATCTGCACGATGGGACTTTTGATTAAATTTAAAAACAAAAGTCCCCCCTAATGCTGCGGCATATCGACTTAACGTCGTCAGATTAGGCGAAATAATGCCTTTCTCCATCCGGCTAATATTCTGTTTCCTCAACCCCGCTCTCTGAGCAACCTCTTGTTGGGTCAGCTTACATTGCTGACGAGCAGCCTTAAGCTCCGTCATCATGGTTTGCCTAATCTGTAAATCTAAATAAGCTTCATTTACCTGAGGGTGATGTAAAGCCGCTGCTTTAACCTCTGAAAAAGGAATAATGTCAAAATCATCTTGTTTTTTCATGGCTGCAATCTCCGTTTGATTTCTTTCATACGCTGATAAGCCAACATCAGTGTCCGTCTGGAGGTCTTTTGCGTTTTCTTCTGCAAAATATGAATGATATAAACCTGCCGGTCAGCTTGATAAAAGAAAAAACCGCGCCCGGCCCCCTCCTTCGCACTGACCCTCAATTCTTTCAGCCCTTTTCCTAAATCCCGAACTACAGGCTCCCGTAACTCGTGATCATAAGCCTCTAACTCATCCAAAGCTTTGATCAGAGCCGCCTGTATCCCTGGCGGCAATTTAAACAACTCCCTTTGTGCCAACCCCAATAAATTAATCACATACATAAGCAATCCCTGCTCCCGAAAAACTCTATCAAACTCACCAAATGTAATCAAAAATGGTGACCTGGAATCAGACAAACTTTGAACAAGCCGCCTCATTGCCAAGGCAGATATAGCCGGAGTTAAAGGTCAGAAGCAATAGCACCGATGCTCAAGAAGGGACTTAATTGACTGTTTTCGAGGGGCTTCGCAGGAAAATTAGCGGTTTTCATCAATTACATATTTAAGATGCAAATAAGGATGCTTAACATATATAAATACTGAGTTTGTCAGTGGGGGGGGAAAGCTCCGCGCCCAAAAAATTAGGCCAGGCGCGGAGTGATATTCATTAATCCTTAAGCAGAGAGTTGGTCGATAGTTTGCAAAATACGTTTGTCCGAAATGGGATATGCTGTCCCCAATTGCTGAGCAAATAAGCTCACCCGCAGTTCTTCAATCATCCAACGAACTTCTTTAACGTCTTCATCTTGTTGGCGTTTAGGCGGTAACTTATTAAGCCATTGCTGCCACATTTGCTGGACATGTTCTATGCGCAACATTTGGGCGCGATCACGATGAGGGTCGACAGCTAACTTCTCCAGACGGCGCTCAATCGCGTGTAAATAGCGCAATGTATCAGGTAAGCGTTTCCAGCCATTATTAGTAACAAAGCCCCGGTAAATCAGACCACCAAGCTGGGCTTTAATGTCTGAAAGTGCCAATGCTTGCGAAATATCGACTCGGCCTTTTAGACGCTTATTAATACTAAACGCCGTGGTTAGGATCTGCTCAACTTGCTTGGCAATATCCACGACGGTTTCATTTAACTCAGCCCGCACTTTTTCTTGTAACTGAGCAAAATCAGCCTGTTGCCAGACCGGGCCACCATATTGCGCCACCAGTTTATCCACCCCACAAGCAATGCAATCATCAATCAGATCCATCACTTTGCCATAAGTATTGAAATAAAGGCCGAGTTTGGATTTATTCGGCAGTTTTTCATGTAAATACTTAATGGGAGAGGGAATATTTAGCAGCAATAACCGCCGTGTACCCTGCCACATTGCTTGCTGTTGCTGAGATTCCGTATCAAACAAGCGGATCGCAACACTGTCTTTCTCATCCACCAGTGCAGGATAGGCTTTGACTTCGTATCCCCCGCGGCGTTGTTCATAGCACACAGGAAGTGAGCCGAAGCTCCAGATATGTAAGCCATTTTGTTCAATACCGTCATCCGCCACGGCAGAAAGGGTTTCCTGCACCTTTTCTTGAAGTTGTAGCTTCAAAGCCGCAAGATCTTTGCCTTCACGTAGAGTCCGATTTTTATCGTCCAGCACACGGAAGGTCATTTTCAGATGGTCGGGAACTTGCTCCCATTGCCAACTCTCGCGTGACACTGTCACACCCGTCATGCGGCGCAACTCGCGCTCTAATGCCTCGAGTAAACTGGTTTCCAGCGGTGTTGCTCGGGCCAAAAAAGCTTCAGCATAATTAGGTGCAGGAACAAAGTTACGGCGCACAGGTTTAGGTAATGACTTGATAAGCGCTATCACCAGCTCACGGCGAATCCCTGGAATTTGCCAGTCAAACCCCTCTTCTTTAACCTGATTCAGGATCGGGAGCGGGATATGGACAGTGACCCCATCGGCGTCAGTACCCGGCTCAAATTGATAAGAAAGCCGTAATTTGAGCGACCCTTGATACCAATAATTCGGGTAGTCCAGCGGGTTAACTTTGTTCGCCCCATCCTTGATAAGCATGGTTTTTTCAAAGTTGAGTAACTCGGGCTGTGTCTGGCTGGTTTTCTTCCACCAGCTATCAAAATGGCGCGCAGAAACAACATCGCGTCCAATTCGCTGGTCATAGAAGTTAAACAGTGTTTCATCATCAACCAGAATGTCGCGGCGGCGAGATTTGTGCTCCAGCTCTTCAACTTCAGCCAGCAACTTTAAATTAGCCCGGAAGAAAGCATGGCGCGTTTGCCAATCTCCTTCGACCAAACCGTGACGGATAAACAGCTCGCGGCACAGTGGCGGGTCAATGGGGCCATAATTTATCTTGCGCTCAGTCACGATAGGTAAGCCGAATAAGGTCACTTTCTCGCTAGCCATCACCGCCCCTTGCGCTTTCTCCCAATGCGGGTCGCTATAATGGTGTTTAACCAAATGCTGCGCTAAGGGTTCAATCCACTCTGGCTCAATGCGGGCAGCAATACGGCCCCATAAGCGGCTGGTCTCGACTAACTCAGCGACCATGCTCCATTTAGGCGGTTTTTTGAATAAACCGGAACCGGGGAAAATGGCAAAGCGGGCATTCCGTGCGCCGGTATACTCTTGCTTTTCAACGTCTTTTTGGCCGATATGTGACAATAAACCGGTCAGAATAGCAGTATGGACGCTGCGATAATCTGCAGCGACACTATTGACCGGGATACCCAATTCTTTCACTACCTGGCGCAGTTGGGTATAAATATCCTGCCATTCGCGTACCCGCAGATAATTCAGAAAATCACTGCGGCATAATTTACGGAATTGTGCCGATGACAGCTCTTTTTGCTGCTCTTTCAGATAATCCCACAAATTAACAAACGCAAGGAAATCAGAGTCTTTATCAGCAAAACGCCGGTGTTTTTCATCGGAAGCTTGCTGTTTATCCATCGGGCGCTCACGCGGATCCTGGATAGACAACGCCGAGGTAATAATCATCAATTCGCGCACACTGCCGCTTTTCTGAGCTTCCAGCACCATTCGAGCCAGTCGAGGATCGACCGGTAATTGGGCCAATTGGCGACCGAGCGGTGTCAATTGTTGATGCCCGTTACTGGCAGTTTGGATCGCCCCCAATTCTTCCAGCAGCCGCACGCCATCTTGAATATTACGTTTATCTGGCGCTTCCACAAACGGGAAAGCCGCGATATCCCCTAGCCCTAGTGAGGTCATTTGCAG
Coding sequences within it:
- the ydgH gene encoding DUF1471 family protein YdgH translates to MKLKYTIIASALLSLSALSAAHAAKELTPEQAAAIKPFDRITITGRFNAINEAADAVSRRADKLGADSFYIQDLNSNGNGGNWRVTADVYHKDAEEVSKETQYRIFNGIKELPKTEAYSLQPYDTVSVSGFFRSQPDINDAISKAAKEKGAYSFFIVRQVDANQGGNQFVTAYVYKEDAAKRTVQSPDVIPADSDAGRAALAAGGAAAANVEIPGVASSGTPSADVGRFFETQSSTGKRYTVTLNDGTQIQELNNTTAAQMVPFDSITFSGHYNSMTDVSHEVAKRAAAKGAKYYHVTRQWQNQSGGNLSVSADLFK
- a CDS encoding amino acid permease — protein: MERKLGLTALTALVLSSMLGAGVFSLPQNMAEVASPAALLIGWGITGVGIVFLAFAMLLLTRLRPDLDGGIFTYAKEGFGDLIGFFSAWGYWLCAVIANVSYLVIVFAALSFFTDKSGSIIFGEGNTWQALLGASFLLWMVHALVLRGVQTAASINLAATLAKLLPIGGFIVLAGMAFSLDTFSVDFTGIALHTPVWQQVKDTMLITLWVFIGVEGAVVVSARARNKKDVGRATMLAVISALCVYLLITLLSLGVVPRAELAGMRNPSMAGIMVEMIGPWGEVIIATGLIISVCGAYLSWTIMAAEVPMVAAKHGAFPKIFRHQNKHNAPAKSLWLTNCAVQVALILIWLTGSNYNTLLTIASEMILVPYFLVGAFLFKVALKRQDWRLIIAASGACLYGLWLIYAAGLLYLLLSALLYAPGLLVFIYARKGHEGLRLLNTVERAAIGLVLIATIPATWVVMH
- the rstA gene encoding two-component system response regulator RstA, which encodes MTNIVFVEDDPEVGKLIAAYLGKHDIDVFVEPRGDTAQAVIEQQQPDLVLLDIMLPGKDGMTLCRDLRPSYEGPIVLLTSLDSDMNHILSLEMGANDYILKTTPPAVLLARLRLHLRQHNQQQTKETISPPLTGYNAIHFGLLCIDPVNRQVNLSDEEITLSTSDFDLLWELATHAGIIMDREALLKNLRGVSYDGMDRSIDVAISRLRRKLYDNALEPFRIKTVRNKGYLFAPNAWESVQQ
- the rstB gene encoding two-component system sensor histidine kinase RstB produces the protein MRKLFIQFFLLLFVCFMVMAMLVGLVYKVTAERAGRQSLDDLMKSSLSLMRSELREIPLKDWNKTIATLDLNLSFQLHIEPLDKRNLGERLNKRLRAGEIIALDDEYTFLQRIPRSRYVLAVGPVPYLFYLHQMRLLDLALLILIGLSLALPVFLWMRPHWKDLLKLENAAQRLGSGHLDERTHFDPTSSLSRLGVAFNQMADNISTLIVSKKLLIDGIAHELRTPLVRLRYRLAMSDNLTESEQLALSRDIGQLEALIDELLTYARLDRPQVSLNLEPIDLPAWLAAKVMEMRLIHSEREIELDIPHRGDFGAVDLRLMERVLDNLVNNALRYSTQRLRIGLWFDGDNACLQVEDDGPGIPLEERARVFEPFVRLDPSRDRATGGCGLGLAIVHSIALAYQGSISVDASSLGGASFRFCWPVKGLYSLTIDQDDSK
- a CDS encoding carboxypeptidase M32 → MTTAYQHLRATFTRLSRFEHLSAIAGWDMQTMMPPKGNLARSEAMAELNVLQHQILTAKDVGEWLKQAEQETLDDVEQANLREMRRHYNNAVLLPEALVEAKSLAGARCEHAWRQQRIANDWNGFAENLREVVTLSREEASIRAQAAGTSRYDALLNLYEPGTNSADLDRIFGDLKQWLPDLLQKVTAKQADEPCLIPQGPFDLENQRQLGLNVMKVLGFDFDGGRVDVSVHPFCGGVPQDVRITTRYNEQEFLSALMGIIHETGHARYEQNLPREWLGQPISHARSTAIHESQSLLFEMQLARSKEFLQVIRPLVIQQFGEQPAFAEQNFIALNQRVKTGFIRVDADEVSYPAHVILRYEIEKALISGEIEVDDIPALWNEKMQQYLGINTEGNYRNGCMQDIHWTDGAFGYFPTYTLGAMYAAQLFQTARNAIPGLDKNIANGDLSALFNWLQQNIWQQGSRYSTAELITKATGEPLNPRFFREHLERRYL
- a CDS encoding DUF2798 domain-containing protein — its product is MILGSIMCSQSWFSDRSKDCLSGSTGRIALNPADIESGIYLSGCYIHFKQLNATKSTRLLVDIVNGFDFVLLASRTPFVLRCVIAVCVSIMMEGLIALVVTFAQHGLTSGWSLVWATTVVKALPLGLLVGVTMTFIVQPRMQRLAASAPAN
- the asr gene encoding acid resistance repetitive basic protein Asr gives rise to the protein MKTVLALIVAATLGMSSIAFAADTVAPPAAPMAGAPAVHSAPAKTMHHKKAKKSIKKAEKTAPVQKAQAAKKHHKTAAQTKSTPAAVPAIK